In Vulpes lagopus strain Blue_001 chromosome 4, ASM1834538v1, whole genome shotgun sequence, the DNA window CCCCAGGCATCACCCCTACAAGAGTCTCCCCCTCCATTTGAGGGGTAGTATTTCCCCTGCCTTATATGTGTACATCAAACAATAAAAGCTTACAAAAATAAGTTAAGAAACCCTACcgcaatgaaaaaataaacatcgGTGGTCTTTCAGGTGTCACAGAGTTAACATTACATCTACCTAATAAAAGATGATTTATTCTGTTGCTGTGAAATATAGCCTTAAGGAAGGTGTATTTTGTTTCTATGAAATGCGACTGAAACGACGCCACAGTCCTATTAAGTGTGCAACTTGTTCCCGGCATTTATTTGctgtgacttctcttttttttcttttcttctttgcctggGTATTATTTATCTGTGGAATAGGAGAATCAATCATCAGGACTGTCACTACCTTTAACAAGCCCTTGAATGACAGGGTCTTCTTTATGCAAATCAATCTCTCAGCGAGCGTGTCCCCTGAACACCTGCTCCCCCGCTGCTCCAGTGTGCTTTCTCCAGAGGAAGCCCTACCATCTCTTCACCCATCTACCTCATCTACCGCCAGAGGTGGGCCAAGTTCCACCTCTGTTACAAGGCCTCTGCTAATTGCtcagaattttcttttggaaactcTTCTGGTGCTTCAGAGTGTGTTTCACTTAACAGGGCTCTCACTTACGTGCTGTTTTTACTATTGCATCATGGATATTCCCTGTAGTGCTGAGCATGTCTTTTACATGGGAAGCATTGAATATTTACTGATTGGCTAAATAAATGACTCAGTTAATGGTTTCATGATCTCCCTGACAAGATCGTAAGTTCTTGCCAAACAGGGTGTATATACCTCTTCATGGATATAATTCAGTAGACTATAATTTGGACCCCAAGTGCTCCTGCTTTCTGTCCCTCCCATCGCCTACCACCCACATGTGCCCAAGACTAAGGTGGagtctaaacttaaaaaaaaaaaaagaaaagattgtgaTAATCTTCCTACCTATTCCTTCAGCTGAATTACTCTTGGGTAGCAGCAGAGTAGGCCTTCTAGAAACACAGTGTTCAGAGCAATCAAATTCATCAGGTTactaaacaaaaatcttaaatgtgCTGAGTCCTAAGTATTATTGGTCTTAGGCTCTCCCTTTGCGCTCAGGAGAGGGCTGAAATAAATTACTGAGACTTTCTCTTTATCACATGCTGTCCAGAACCTGATCTAGACTGTCTTCTATACTCTTCTTTCATAGACTAATGCTACTATGGCCATTTGTAGATTTGTCAGGATCTCTGATAGAAGGCATTGATCCAAACAGGCTTTTTTATATGGCTGTTGGGTATTGAGTGCTTAACTCAAGCCCTATCCAGATGGGCCATATGGCTCAATCTTCAATCCCTAAAATAGTGACTGAGAAAAGTCACCCGTTAATAGGCAGTAATCATGCATATCCTCAcgtctcttttgtctttttaaaatttgtcatcaGAGAGATAAATGCCCTATTTTGCTTGCCTATGGAAATATTTACCGAATACTTGTTATGTTGCCAGGCACTACCTTAGGTACTTTTACGTCTATTGACTCATTGAATCCACATAAACACTATATGGGACTTGCTATTATGACCCTTGTTTTGCAGATGAAATTGAACACATAGATGTCAAGTTAGAAGTTTGggagccagggatgcctgggtgtggctcagcggttaagtgtctgcctttggctcggagtGGGATCCGGCCGGGATGGAtaccctagggagcctgcttctccctctgccggtgtctctgcctctctccgtgtctctcatgaataaataaaatctttaaaaaaaaaaaagtttgggggcTAGGATTCAAAGTCAGGCCAGACCTTCTGCAGACTTCCTGCTCCTAACTCCGCACTACTATTTCTAGTTAAAGCTACACATCCATTCAGAGGCAGGTAACTGCGTGTGCAAAAAATCCATTGTGCAAAGAGCCAGCCGTACCAGAAAGTAAGCAGGTGTGGGTAGAGACTTGATGTATCATCTAACATTGTAAGAAAGCAGCACGCATTGTCGGTGATAAACCCAAGCAATGCCGCTCGAGGCGTGCAGCGGGTAAGGATGGCATTAGGGGCCCGTGCAAGGTTGGGTCCTTGGGAGGCAGCATTTTGGACGATCACCCTCTCCGGCTCGGGCGGCCGGGAGGTAGGCGGCTCGCTGAGGACAGCCTGAGACGCTGCCCGAGGTTCAGAATTCTAATTCTGCCGAAAGACTCGGAAGCCCCGAAACAGGTGGTGTGGGTCCCCGCGCGAGCCAGGGGCTGGTTGCCAGCTGTCGCCCGCTGGCCTGCTCCTGCAGGGGGCCTCGGGCTCCTACCGCCCCGGCCCAGGCCCCAGCGCGACCCGCGGCCCGCGGCTTACCGGCGCTGCGGCGTAGCCCGGGCACTCGGCGGCGAGCGCGGCGACCGTCCCCTCGGCGAAGGCCTCCCGGGCGCCCGACGCGCAGCCGCGGATGCGGTGCAGGGTGAGCCGCTCGATCCTGGCCAGGCAGtcgggctgcggggcgcgggcggggcccggcgggggcgAGAGCGGCGGTCGGCGGGAGaccggcgggggcgcgggggcgcggggggcacgGCCGGAGCCGCAGGGAGCGGCGCGGGGCTCGCTCCGCGCCCGttcccgctccccgctccccgctccccgcggcAGCCCACCCGCCGCGCCCAGACCGCGCTTCCGCCGCAGGGGCGCCCCTGCTCCAGcccgctccccgggccccgccccttggcgcccctccctgctcccccctgctccagcccgctccccgggccccgccccttggcgcccctccccgctcccccctgcTCCGCGcccgctccccgggccccgccccttggcgcccctccccgctcccccctgcTCCAGcccgctccccgggccccgccccttgGCGCTCTTCCCCGCTCCCCCCTGCTCCAGcccgctccccgggccccgccccttggcgcccctccccgctcccccctgcTCCGCGcccgctccccgggccccgccccttggcgcccctccccgctcccccctgcTCCAGcccgctccccgggccccgccccttggcgcccctccccgctcccccctgcTCCGCGcccgctccccgggccccgccccttggcgcccctccccgctcccccctgcTCCGCGcccgctccccgggccccgccccttggcgcccctccccgctcccccctgcTCCGCGcccgctccccgggccccgccccttggcgcccctccccgctcccccctgcTCCGCGcccgctccccgggccccgccccttgGCGCTCTTCCCCGCTCCCCCCTGCTCCGCGCCGGGTGGGTCCCGGGTGTccgcccgctccccgcgcccctcccgctCCGCGCCCCTCCtcgctcccccccgcccctccttgCTCCAAGCCTGGTCCCTggtccccgctccccgccccgcgcccctccccgctccccgccctcGGCGCCCGCTCCGCCCGCCCTCCGCGACCGCGGCAGGACTCAGCGccaggcccgccccgccccgccccccgcggtgcccccgccgcccgcgccgcccgcccgctcACCGGGTCCGCGCAGTACACCGGGTGGCTGAACTCCGTGCTCCTGGTCTGCAGGAAGGAGAAGCGTGTGCGGCACGCGGGTCAGGCGCCGGGTCCCTGGCGaggccgccgcccgcgccccccggcgTCGCGGTGCCTCCGCGCGTGGCCGTGGGAAGGGCCCGGGACGCCAGGCCCACAGCGCCCTCCCCAGCGCCCCGGGCACGCGGGCCGCGGTCCGACGGCACCGGGGAGCCGGGAGGCCTCCTGCCTCGTGGCCACCGGTGCATTCACATGCGTGCCCCATCCAGAAACCAATAATCAGGGAAAATGATCGCTGCTGTCTATTAAAACTCTGAAGCGCACCGTATCCCATAACGGCAGTCGGAGGCTTCTGGAACACTAGAAACCCAGGGCTGCGATCCCTGGCCAGGGCTTGGCTCACAGgaattccctcttttttttaccCTCCCTTTTCTCTCCGGCCCTCACCCACGGTCTTCTCTCTCCTGCACCTGGGGGAGCACCGCTGGGGCCCAGAAAACACACCTGGATATGTGTTATCTGTCACTATTGCTCCTCATCAATATCTGCCCACCTCATGTGCACCGATTTCTAGGTCGTCCTTTGAGAGGCCAATATATTTAAGTGTCACTTGTAAAAAAGTTTTTGACAAAATGCTGGGCCGcgatttttttccagattatttttctttccctaaaaatTAGATTgtagtttatatttgtgtataccCGTTCTTTTGatgaaaacacatttgttttttaaaaaatgtttattcagggatccctgggaggctcagcggtttagagcctgcctttggcccagggcgtgatcctggagttccaggatcgaatcccgagtcaggctccccacgtggagcctgcctctccctcggcctgtgtctctgcctctctctctctctctctccccctctctatgtctatcatgaataaatataatctttaaaaaatgtttaatgtttaattcACTTACCCCATCCATGTATTTCTCCAGGGCTTGGTAAATGACTTCCTGATACTTCCATCTAATCTTCTCAAAGTCACAGTCAATGAAATTGTAGGTTAGCACCAGCCCTACCAGCTGCAAGACGAAGATCTTCCTGAAAAACACTGACAGAACAGATAATAAGGCATCAGGCAATACACTCTGAAACCCAGTTCAACTCCAGTTTCACATGAAACTTTCCAACCGCCCTGCATCACCCCTAGATCTGCAAGGCCTGCCTTAGGGGTGTGTGCCCAAACACCACTCTTTGCCTCCTGAAGCCCATATTTACCCATGCTGTTGCCTTAAGTTGGAGTCTCCCTGATGCTCCAGAGCTTTCTGGCTCCACATATATAACACCTAAACGCCTACGGGCTCTTTTCTTCTAGGCCAATGATTTTCCTTGATGTCATTCCCTTTCTTTATAGAATTCTCAATTGATTAcatgaaagaaaagatagaacTAGCCAAATCTGTGGCATTTTCACATTGGTAAAATCATCAGGAATTTCCCTCACCTTCCTCCTTTTATCTTGGCCCTAAACCATTGATATGTACCTGGAGGTGCTTTAGGAAACAGATACCTGTATCTTTCTCCTCTGGGGCCACTTCCATGGCTAAGCCCCTTTCTTATACCTGAAGCTGTTTTAGGAAACAGGTACCTGTCCTTTCTCCTCCGGGGCCACTTCCATGGCTAAGCCCCTCTCTTGTACCTGAAGCTGCTTTAGGTAACAGGTACCTGTCCTTTCTCCTCCGGGGCCTCTTGTACTGGGGCCACTTCCATGGCTAagcccctctctttttttttctttttttaaatttatgataggcacacagtgagagagagagagagagaggcagagacacaggcagagggagaagcaggctccatgcaccgggagcccgacgtgggattcgatcccgggtctccaggatcgcgccctgggccaaaggcaggcgccaaaccgctgcgccacccagggatcccctaagcccCTCTCTTGTACCTGAAGCTGTTTTAGGAAACAGGTACCTGTCCTTTCTCCTCCGGGGCCACTTCCATGGCTAAGCCCCTTTGTCGTGGTTAGAAAACACTTCAAGGGGCCAGGTAGGGATGCTCGCGCCTGCTGCGCCTCCTGAGCACTTCTCTGGGCCACGTCCAGCTGGTTCTCTCCGCCCTTACCAATCTCGGGGCGAGGCGTGCCTGCTCTTGGGTGACTGGGGGTCCCTTGGGGGCTGCGGTCTCTCCTAGCACGTGCTACAGGGGTCGAGAGACTCCTGGGCGCTCCAGGCGGGGCGCGGCGGAGGGTGCTGTCCAGCGCGCGGACCGCGGGGCGGCGGGTCTACACGGACCGAGGGAGCTGGAGCCCAGTGGAGGGAGTCGGGGGGCGCCCAGAGGAGCCCGCCAGCGGGGTCGGAGCGATAGGCGGGTGCAGCGGCTCCGGGATGTCCACCCtaccccccccttcccccccgcTGCGGAGCCCAGGTCCTGGGGAAGTTCCTAGGAATCGGCAGGGCCGAGGCAGGGCCCCCGCGAGAGTCCCGGCAAAGGTCACGGGCCACGGGGTGCTTGGGGAcagcggcgggggtgggggtgggggtattcGGGCCAGAAGGGCGCTTTCCCCGCAGCAGGCGCTCAGCAGCTGCACCGGTGCAGCTGGCCCCAGTCGCTGGTTAGGCCCCCGGGAGAAAGCCCGGGGCTCTAACCCGGGTCCTAGTAAGCTGCTGATTCAACCATGACTGACAAACGGGCTTTTCTGGAATCTTCCAAGTCCAAGGTTGTATTTTTGGGGGGTCATGGCAGCATCTTTTGGGAAAGAAATCTGGCTGCCCCTCGCCCCCGTCAACACCCAGGGTGTTGTGGGACGATGCCAAAGCTTGATTCATCTGCTGTGACATCAGAGGTGCAAGCAAGAGGTCAGCAAGCAGGAGCTGCAGACGGATTTCTTCACTAGGCTGGGGATGCGGATGGGAGTAGGGGCAGAAGAAAGCAGCCTTCCTGGAGGTTCCACTTGCATTCCTCCAGGGTGTGAATGAGTGGCCTCCCTCCCTTTGCTGCTTCTTTTACAACTTTGCATCCATGGGGGTCTTTGTAGAGATGATGCAGAGTGCCTCCTCCTCAGGCATCCTGGAAGTCATCTCTTTGCCTGTTACACACACTGCTAAACCCTTATGCCCAGGACCCCCAATCTCCTTGTCTGTAATTATGTAAGCTCTCAGGTCACTTTGATCAGATCACTTTTCTGCTTACAAACTCTTGATAGGCTCCCAGTTGCCTTGACGTATCCAATTGCTGGACTCCAAGCTGTCTTTCCAGCCTTAGCTCCTTCATTCTCTTAGGCTTCTGCCAAATAGTATCCGACTTCAATAGGCTCCACATAAACCCTCAGCTTTCTTCTTCCCAGCCTCACACCCTCAGGTGTTGATATTCTCCTGTCATTTGACACTGGTTTCACTGGACATCTCCAAAAGTGGTCTCCCACCTGGATGTGGTGTCACTCCCCTTTAagacatacttatttttttttaagattttatttttttattcatgggagacacacacacacacagaggcagaaacacaggcagagggagaagcaggttccatgcagggagcccgtcgtcggacttgatcccgggtctccaggaccatgccctgggccgaaggcaggcgctaaaccgctgagccacccagggatccccgacataTTTATTTTGGGCTTCTCTTTTATGATCTCCATTCATGATgtaatatttcaataatatttttgatgtaattttttttattagactttGAGTTCTTTAGAAGCAAGAAATGTTTTACGATAAATGATTTGTTCGACATCCATTTACCTTTAACAAAACCATCTGAAGTGACTTGGAGTACATGTACTGGTATCAGAAGGTAAGAAACCATCAAgataaggcaaaagaaagaaaccaaagaactaaaggaagtgTGGATTGGGTACAAGAAGCCATAGAAAAACATTATTATGAACTAGAGAATTaagggtgaaggggagtgggagatacaggagTCCAGTTATggatgaataagtcatgagaatacAAGGTACAacacagggaatatagttaaAGGTTCAAATAACtatgttgtactcctgaaaccaatgtaacaccACGTGTCAGCTATACtcgaatttaaaaaaaaaaaaaactggagaattAAGACAAGCTCAAAAATGGTTCCAATTTTCCAAGCAACTACTGCAAAGGAGACAATGGGAAGGAAGGCCCTACAAGTTTGTTGGGGAAGCCAATTGATCTTATGCCTGTGGTTGTCATCATAGCCACCAAAGGGGTTGGTCTTCTGCGCTGCAtgtagtagatactcaataaatccTCAATTAAAGTACATTACCCTTCTGTGAAGGTCATTGTTAGGAagcaaattatttcatattaaagAATTTCTCTAGAGAGATCTTTCTAGCATTTTGCTGTCTTCCTGCTAGTATCCATTGATGGCTTGCTAGGGCTACCATTCGGATAAGGGAATCTTTGAAAATTCCTGGTGGGctgaataaatttctgttttttttctctttccatttgttcacATGCTGAAGGTGTGAGCAGTATCTCTATGTGTAGTTAGGGAAATACTAGGTTAGGTCAAGAATGGTGACTTTCTTATGTTAGGAAACAGAAGCAAGTTCATTTGCAGCACTCTGATTACTCAGATTACCCAAGAACTGGGCCAGAAAATGACCAGTTACACAGCTCTTTTCTCTTACCTTCACTAGAAACATctgtcattcatttcttttcttagtatttttgttgtttttaataatagttctctttttttcattctcttactcttattctttccctgcctccttttatttttttttttattttttattttatttttttttttccctgcctccTTTTAAACttactttcttcctcctcttcttataaCACTCCTGAATATTTAAGGTAGTCTAGTCCTCATGCAAAATTCAGTCTGTGTTTGAAGACATAGATCCAAGCTGTCAGGAAAGAgaggtgcttttttttaaattaaaacgtTTTACTTTATTAGTGCCTGTTGTCATTggacttaaaaaatgaaaaggatgtCACATAGGTTACTGATGAAAGGGGAGAGATCTTCTGTGGAGTAAGAAAAGTGGATGACACCAACCTTTGCTTGGTAGTATTTTAGGAAGTGTGAAAATGCACTTTCTCCAGTAGTTGAGTCTGGAAGTAAAGTGATTTCAATGGATTTTCCAGGGTGCTGGTCATATAATcactccaactcttggttctcaCACACTTATGCAGAAAGGACCACACTTTGCAGAAGTAAacattctttctttatattctccCTTCATTGGTCACAGTCAGGTGCAGTGTTTATGTGATGTGAAGTGTATGATTTGTGATGACTCTGGCACATGTCCATTCACCCATTAATTTTGCATTAAGCATTTGTACAACAGTGTTGCTATTGGTTGGAACTGTTGATTGGTTTTAGCAAACTCCATAACTCCGTACTTCCTCTAAGATCTTTTGGAGACACTTCTAGACCAGAACGTGGAGCGAGGGAGTTTCTTATGACAAATGCAAACagatctattctattctattctattctattctattctattctattctattctattctatcctatcctatcctattctattctattctattctattctattctattctattctattctaaggCTGATGACATCTACATAATCAGCTTATGGCTAAGAAATGTTCCCAGATATTTTTGAGTTAGGGAATGAAAGAGGCCAAATAGATGCATGAAAACCTAGGGTTTGCACTCATTTCTGTGTGAAGAAACCATCTTACCCTAAGCCAATTGGAGGTAAAAGATCTTGCCTACTTTTACCCTTCTGCAATCTAACAGGCAATGAACAGGGAGAAGATTGTTCAGGGAAAAGGTAGCAGTTGAGCTTCCTTAGAATGCTTCCAAAGAGCTGTAGAAGAGGTCAGAGCTGAAGGTTAGCTCCAATTTCAATACCTTTGCAAAGATATTCACTCTACCGAATACcttgttttcttctccagatATACTGTCCACCCTTCCCTACCTTGCTTTGTACTCTAGGGAATCTGGCCCACAAGGACTGCATGAATGGGCTCCCTTGACCTACAGCTTCAAGTGACGTTCAGCCGGTGGGAGATTTTGGCGGCACCCAGGGAGACCAATGAAGTTGGGATCTTAACTGACCCACTCCCTCCATGTTGGCCCCTCATAGACTGATGCTTCCCTCTTCTGAGGGCCCTATCTCCTGTTGGTTGATCTTTTCATCCTGCTACCTTCTAGAGTTTGGTAACCAttccctttctttgtgtttttaggCCTGAGGGTGATAATGGCCCCTTACTCTTTCTAGCCTAGGGGTACACTTCTATGCTGAGTGTTGCAGTTTGGCTGAACATAATGTATGTCCTggcataatttattaataaagctTCTTTTTACCCTTAAAAGTTGCACAATTTAAACAATAAATGACATGATTATTGTTGACTTCCCTATTTACGCCCTTTGTAAATAATTCTTTGTTAGACTCTTCTGCAATTACCCAGCTTGAGTGCACCATTGGTTTCCTGTGGGCACCCTTACTGATACAGTTGCCTACAATGGTCACCAATATATTACTCACTTGAAATCATCAGCTTCATCACCTTTTGTGTCTGCCTTATGGCAGCATACTAGTTCTACAACTTTTACACAGGAAATGTGGCTCTTATataattaaattctaatttactACTCATTTTAAGCGTGAAAGATGAGTTATAAGAGATTCTgcaattttccttccttttttttcccccaaatgacaTCTCTTCCTAGTAATATCGTCAGCTGGGATTTGTAAGTAAGCTACACACACACCTACTTGCTCT includes these proteins:
- the LOC121488780 gene encoding thymic stromal lymphopoietin, with the translated sequence MFTGAAAVKCALGFDSTPVQRVPVDERLQEFKSRRRAAGGGGGTPGSPPRQLPSPAPPDPPDSVLPDALLSVLSVFFRKIFVLQLVGLVLTYNFIDCDFEKIRWKYQEVIYQALEKYMDGSFNRQQRSFSLIIGFWMGHACECTGGHEAGGLPAPRCRRTAARVPGALGRALWAWRPGPFPRPRAEAPRRRGARAAASPGTRRLTRVPHTLLLPADQEHGVQPPGGRQGAGPGERAGAGAPLRRKRGLGAAGGLPRGAGSGERERARSEPRAAPCGSGRAPRAPAPPPVSRRPPLSPPPGPARAPQPDCLARIERLTLHRIRGCASGAREAFAEGTVAALAAECPGYAAAPINNTQAKKKRKKREVTANKCREQVAHLIGLWRRFSRIS